Proteins encoded by one window of Lycium barbarum isolate Lr01 chromosome 11, ASM1917538v2, whole genome shotgun sequence:
- the LOC132620203 gene encoding uncharacterized protein LOC132620203 has translation MIKKGPKPIPNVDGKDINTKIGLESHGVTKDQQKTLSTNAREKALLYCAVSGEEYAKISNCETAREMWEKLEITYEGTSKVRETKIDALRHDYEAFSMKDDENIESMFIRFSKIIGELKSLGVTYTNSQQVRKLVRSLPKTWKPKAIVFRRWKSG, from the coding sequence atgatcaagaaAGGACCTAAACCTATTCCAAATGTGGATGGAAAAGATATAAATACAAAAATTGGTCTAGAGTCACATGGTGTGACTAAAGATCAACAGAAGACTCTATCAACAAATGCTAGAGAAAAAGCTTTGTTATACTGTGCAGTTAGTGGAGAAGAGTATGCCAAAATATCAAACTGCGAAACTGCAAGAGAAATGTGGGAGAAACTTGAAATCACATATGAAGGAACATCAAAAGTACGAGAAACCAAAATTGATGCTCTAAGGCACGATTATGAAGCTTTTAGCATGAAGGATGATGAGAACATTGAATCAATGTTCATCAGATTCAGCAAAATCATTGGTGAACTTAAATCTCTTGGAGTGACTTACACCAATTCTCAACAAGTGAGAAAACTTGTCAGAAGTCTACCCAAGACTTGGAAACCAAAGGCGATTGTGTTTAGAAGATGGAAATCTGGATAA